In one window of Streptomyces griseus subsp. griseus DNA:
- a CDS encoding TetR family transcriptional regulator, whose translation MSHTVGVRQTQKLKTRQALLDAALLLLEHQSLSSLGLREVTRAVGVTPTAFYRHFEDTAALGVALVEETLGSLHGLIAAVLTETGDSEERVDRSVEVIARHVGAQPAHFRFIAREQHGGVGAVREAIAAQLSRFAEEVAYALGQEPGSAGWSEEDLLMLGGFYVDHMVMTASALLDAGPENERAVVRQARRRLRLVSVGRAHWLDEAPARGREPHGAPARD comes from the coding sequence ATGAGTCACACCGTCGGAGTCCGCCAGACCCAGAAGCTGAAGACCCGCCAGGCCCTGCTGGACGCCGCGCTCCTGCTGCTGGAGCACCAGAGCCTGAGCAGCCTGGGGCTGCGTGAGGTGACCCGGGCCGTCGGGGTCACCCCCACCGCCTTCTACCGGCACTTCGAGGACACCGCCGCGCTCGGGGTGGCCCTGGTGGAGGAGACGCTGGGCAGCCTGCACGGGCTGATCGCCGCGGTGCTCACGGAGACGGGCGACAGCGAGGAGCGGGTGGACCGCAGCGTGGAGGTGATAGCGCGGCACGTCGGCGCGCAGCCCGCCCACTTCCGGTTCATCGCCCGGGAGCAGCACGGCGGGGTGGGCGCGGTGCGCGAGGCCATCGCGGCGCAGCTGTCCCGGTTCGCGGAGGAGGTGGCGTACGCGCTCGGCCAGGAGCCGGGGTCGGCCGGATGGAGCGAGGAGGACCTGCTGATGCTGGGCGGGTTCTACGTGGACCACATGGTGATGACCGCCTCGGCGCTGCTGGACGCGGGCCCGGAGAACGAGCGGGCGGTGGTCCGGCAGGCCCGGCGGCGGCTGCGGCTGGTCTCCGTCGGCCGCGCCCACTGGCTGGACGAGGCGCCCGCCCGGGGCAGGGAGCCCCACGGGGCGCCCGCCCGGGACTGA
- a CDS encoding cysteine desulfurase family protein yields MAYLDHAATTPMLPEAIEAMTAQLSVTGNASSLHAAGRRARRTVEESRETLADALGARPSEVVFTSGGTEADNLAVKGLYWSRRDADPRRTRVLTGPVEHHAVLDAVDWLAEHEGATVDHLPVDRYGRVHPEDLREAILRNPDDVAMITVMWANNEIGTIMPVRELASSAAEFGIPMHADAVQAFGQLEVGFADSGLAAMTVSGHKIGGPFGIGALLLGRDHTPVPVLHGGGQERHVRSGTLDVPAVASFAVAGRLAAERREHFARRVGGLRDDLVAAVRHAVPDAVLGGDPDPAGRLPANAHFSFPGCEGDSLLLLLDAQGIECSTGSACTAGIAQPSHVLLATGTDPDLARGTLRFSLGHTSTEDDVKALAQAIGPAVERARTAGLS; encoded by the coding sequence ATGGCCTACCTCGACCACGCCGCGACCACGCCGATGCTTCCCGAAGCGATCGAGGCGATGACCGCCCAGCTCTCCGTCACCGGCAACGCGTCCTCCCTGCACGCGGCCGGGCGCAGGGCCCGCCGCACCGTCGAGGAGTCCAGAGAAACCCTCGCCGACGCCCTCGGCGCCCGCCCCAGCGAGGTGGTGTTCACCTCCGGTGGCACGGAGGCCGACAACCTCGCCGTCAAGGGCCTCTACTGGTCCCGCCGCGACGCCGACCCCCGCCGCACCCGCGTTCTCACCGGCCCCGTGGAACACCACGCCGTCCTGGACGCCGTCGACTGGCTCGCCGAGCACGAGGGCGCGACCGTCGACCACCTCCCGGTTGACCGCTACGGCCGGGTCCACCCCGAGGACCTTCGCGAGGCGATCCTCCGCAACCCCGACGATGTCGCGATGATCACCGTGATGTGGGCCAACAACGAGATCGGCACGATCATGCCGGTACGGGAACTGGCTTCGTCCGCCGCCGAGTTCGGGATCCCGATGCACGCCGACGCGGTGCAGGCCTTCGGTCAGCTGGAGGTCGGCTTCGCCGACTCCGGGCTGGCCGCGATGACGGTCAGCGGCCACAAGATCGGCGGCCCGTTCGGCATCGGCGCGCTGCTGCTGGGCCGCGACCACACCCCCGTACCCGTGCTGCACGGCGGCGGCCAGGAGCGGCACGTGCGCTCCGGCACCCTGGACGTGCCCGCCGTCGCCTCCTTCGCGGTCGCGGGACGGCTGGCCGCCGAGCGGCGCGAGCACTTCGCCCGGCGCGTCGGCGGGCTGCGCGACGACCTCGTCGCCGCCGTACGCCACGCCGTCCCGGACGCCGTCCTCGGCGGCGACCCGGACCCGGCCGGACGGCTCCCGGCCAACGCCCACTTCAGCTTCCCCGGCTGCGAGGGCGACTCCCTCCTCCTCCTGCTGGACGCCCAGGGCATCGAGTGCTCCACCGGCTCCGCCTGCACCGCCGGGATCGCCCAGCCCAGCCACGTACTCCTGGCCACCGGCACCGATCCGGACCTGGCCCGGGGCACGCTGCGCTTCTCGCTCGGCCACACCTCCACCGAGGACGACGTGAAGGCGCTGGCCCAGGCGATCGGCCCGGCGGTGGAGCGGGCACGGACGGCCGGGCTGAGCTGA
- a CDS encoding N-acetylmuramoyl-L-alanine amidase, translating to MGNNGSTRASKKPSGGSSRKQATGGVSRRALLVGGGAVVAAGTAAVLARDEVRRAWWRVPGVEKPRKAGELDYAAATWVAASEANWRRADRPDDFRIDRVIIHVTQGSFDSAVRVFQDPAHRAATHYIVGQDGRVVQMIRELDVAYQAGNRSYNERAVGIEHEGFVDRPKDLTRAMYESSARLTASICGRYDIPIDREHIIGHVEVPGTDHTDPGPHWDWDRYLKLVRRAATAPPTPSASVPAKAE from the coding sequence ATGGGGAACAACGGGAGTACCCGGGCGTCGAAGAAGCCCTCGGGCGGGTCGTCGCGGAAGCAGGCCACGGGCGGCGTCAGCCGGCGTGCGCTGCTGGTCGGCGGTGGTGCGGTGGTGGCGGCCGGCACCGCCGCCGTGCTCGCGCGCGACGAGGTGCGGCGGGCGTGGTGGCGGGTGCCCGGCGTGGAGAAGCCCCGCAAGGCCGGTGAGCTGGACTACGCGGCCGCCACCTGGGTCGCGGCCTCCGAGGCGAACTGGCGGCGGGCGGACCGCCCGGACGACTTCCGGATCGACCGCGTGATCATCCATGTCACCCAGGGCAGCTTCGACAGCGCGGTACGGGTCTTCCAGGATCCCGCCCACCGGGCCGCGACGCACTACATCGTGGGCCAGGACGGGCGGGTGGTGCAGATGATCCGCGAGCTGGACGTGGCGTACCAGGCGGGCAACCGCTCGTACAACGAACGCGCCGTCGGCATCGAGCACGAGGGGTTCGTGGACCGGCCCAAGGACCTCACCCGAGCGATGTACGAGTCGTCGGCGCGGCTCACGGCGTCGATCTGCGGGCGGTACGACATACCCATCGACCGGGAGCACATCATCGGGCATGTGGAGGTGCCCGGCACCGACCACACCGACCCGGGGCCGCACTGGGACTGGGACCGCTATCTGAAGCTGGTACGGCGGGCGGCGACGGCACCGCCCACGCCCTCCGCCTCCGTGCCGGCGAAGGCGGAGTAG
- the mnmA gene encoding tRNA 2-thiouridine(34) synthase MnmA: MTQTSQPPLRVLAAMSGGVDSAVAAARAAEAGHDVTGVHLALSANPQSFRTGARGCCTIEDSRDARRAADVIGIPFYVWDLAERFREDVVDDFVAEYEAGRTPNPCLRCNEKIKFAALLDKALALGFDAVCTGHYATVVLAEDGSRELHRASDMAKDQSYVLGVLDEKQLAHAMFPLGDTLTTKDEIRAEAERRGLAVAKKPDSHDICFIADGDTQGFLANRLGGPAEGDILDESGTKLGTHDGAFGFTIGQRKGLKIGHPAPDGKPRYVLDISPVNNTVTVGPVEALDVTSLTAIKPRWCGTPPSGPGTYTAQLRAHGGETEVTAELVDGELNVTFTEPVRGVAPGQAVVLYDGTRVVGSATIATTVRRERVTSGA, encoded by the coding sequence ATGACTCAGACCTCCCAGCCCCCCCTGCGTGTCCTCGCCGCGATGTCGGGCGGCGTGGACTCCGCCGTCGCCGCGGCCCGTGCCGCCGAGGCGGGCCACGACGTGACCGGTGTCCACCTCGCCCTGTCCGCCAACCCCCAGTCCTTCCGGACCGGGGCGCGCGGCTGCTGCACCATCGAGGACTCCCGGGATGCCCGCCGCGCGGCCGACGTCATCGGTATCCCGTTCTACGTCTGGGACCTCGCGGAACGTTTCCGCGAGGACGTCGTGGACGACTTCGTCGCGGAGTACGAGGCCGGGCGCACGCCCAACCCCTGCCTGCGCTGCAACGAGAAGATCAAGTTCGCCGCGCTGCTGGACAAGGCACTCGCCCTCGGCTTCGACGCCGTCTGCACCGGCCACTACGCCACGGTGGTGCTCGCCGAGGACGGCAGCCGCGAGCTGCACCGCGCCTCCGACATGGCCAAGGACCAGAGCTATGTGCTCGGCGTCCTGGACGAGAAGCAGCTCGCCCACGCCATGTTCCCGCTCGGCGACACCCTCACCACGAAGGACGAGATCCGCGCCGAGGCCGAGCGCCGGGGCCTGGCCGTCGCCAAGAAGCCCGACAGCCACGACATCTGCTTCATCGCCGACGGCGACACCCAGGGCTTCCTGGCGAACCGGCTCGGTGGCCCGGCCGAGGGCGACATCCTCGACGAGTCCGGTACGAAGCTGGGCACCCACGACGGCGCGTTCGGCTTCACCATCGGCCAGCGCAAAGGCCTGAAGATCGGCCACCCCGCCCCCGACGGCAAGCCGCGCTACGTGCTGGACATCTCCCCGGTGAACAACACGGTCACCGTCGGCCCGGTCGAGGCCCTCGACGTCACGTCCCTGACCGCGATCAAGCCCCGCTGGTGCGGAACGCCCCCGTCCGGCCCGGGGACGTACACCGCGCAGCTCCGCGCCCACGGCGGCGAGACCGAGGTGACGGCCGAGCTGGTGGACGGCGAGCTGAACGTCACCTTCACCGAGCCGGTCCGGGGCGTGGCCCCCGGCCAGGCGGTCGTCCTGTACGACGGCACACGCGTGGTCGGCTCGGCCACCATCGCGACGACGGTGCGGCGCGAGCGGGTCACCTCGGGGGCCTGA
- a CDS encoding alpha/beta fold hydrolase, producing MDRILSADSTPIACRRRGEGPPLVLVGGALGTAATDAPLAALLAPRFTVVTYDRRGRGASGDAGGGEVRREIEDLSAVVRAVGPGASVFGMSSGGALALEAAAAGLPVELLAVYEPPYTPGASGLRFKARCTERLHRLLAAGDRAGAVELFLTATGVDPATVARMRRAPLWPGLEALAHTLVYDDAVLGDGAVPAERFAAVTARTLVVCGGFSSARARASTRTLAEALPRARHRTLTGQMREVAPQVLAPVLADFFARDAYVRQAS from the coding sequence ATGGACAGGATTCTCTCCGCGGACTCCACGCCGATCGCCTGCCGCCGCCGGGGTGAGGGGCCACCGCTGGTGCTCGTCGGCGGGGCACTGGGCACCGCGGCGACCGACGCGCCCCTGGCCGCCCTGCTGGCGCCGCGCTTCACCGTGGTCACCTACGACCGCCGGGGGCGCGGCGCCAGCGGGGACGCCGGGGGCGGTGAGGTGCGCCGGGAGATCGAGGACCTGAGCGCTGTCGTACGGGCGGTGGGACCCGGCGCCTCGGTCTTCGGGATGTCCTCCGGCGGGGCGCTGGCCCTGGAGGCGGCCGCCGCCGGGCTCCCCGTCGAGCTGCTCGCCGTCTACGAACCGCCCTACACCCCCGGCGCCTCCGGCCTCCGCTTCAAGGCCCGCTGCACGGAGCGGCTGCACCGGCTGCTGGCGGCCGGGGACCGGGCCGGGGCGGTGGAGCTGTTCCTCACGGCGACGGGCGTCGACCCGGCGACCGTGGCCCGGATGCGGCGCGCGCCCCTGTGGCCGGGCCTGGAGGCACTGGCGCACACCCTGGTGTACGACGACGCGGTGCTGGGCGACGGGGCGGTCCCGGCGGAGCGGTTCGCCGCCGTTACCGCCCGCACGCTGGTGGTCTGCGGCGGCTTCAGCTCGGCCCGGGCCCGGGCGTCCACCCGGACCCTCGCCGAGGCCCTGCCGCGTGCCCGGCACCGCACGCTGACGGGCCAGATGCGCGAGGTGGCGCCCCAGGTGCTGGCCCCGGTGCTGGCGGACTTCTTCGCCCGGGACGCGTACGTACGCCAGGCGTCGTGA
- a CDS encoding DUF427 domain-containing protein — translation MTSTRGHHITVEPGTVHVRAVHEGQVLAESRRPLILRETGCPDRYYLPPEDVRTELLTPSDTTTHCPFKGDASYWSLPGAADLVWAYPEPKPEVAAIQDHFCFYETEPVAD, via the coding sequence ATGACTTCCACCCGAGGACACCACATCACCGTCGAGCCGGGCACCGTGCACGTCAGGGCGGTGCACGAGGGCCAGGTGCTGGCCGAGAGCCGCCGCCCCCTCATCCTGCGCGAGACGGGCTGTCCGGACCGCTACTACCTGCCGCCGGAGGACGTGCGCACCGAGCTGCTCACCCCGTCGGACACCACCACCCACTGCCCGTTCAAGGGGGACGCCTCCTACTGGTCGCTGCCCGGCGCCGCCGACCTCGTCTGGGCCTACCCGGAGCCGAAGCCCGAAGTCGCCGCGATCCAGGACCACTTCTGCTTCTACGAGACGGAGCCGGTGGCCGACTGA
- a CDS encoding TIGR00730 family Rossman fold protein: MNICVFLSAADLDDRYTVPAREFAELLGRGGHTLVWGGSDRGLMKVVADGVQAAGGRLVGVSVEFLAASARTNADEMVIARDLAERKALLLEKSDAIVIMVGGTGTLDEATEILELKKHGRHTKPVVLLNTAGFYDGLREQFQRMEDEGFLPLPLTELVFFAEDGVGALAYLEESAGLQ, from the coding sequence ATGAACATCTGCGTCTTCCTCTCCGCCGCCGACCTCGACGACCGCTACACCGTGCCCGCCCGCGAATTCGCCGAGCTGCTCGGCCGAGGCGGGCACACCCTGGTCTGGGGCGGGTCGGACAGGGGGCTGATGAAGGTCGTCGCGGACGGGGTGCAGGCGGCGGGCGGCCGGCTGGTCGGGGTCTCGGTGGAGTTCCTGGCCGCGAGTGCCCGGACGAACGCGGACGAGATGGTGATCGCCCGCGACCTCGCCGAGCGCAAGGCCCTCCTGCTGGAGAAGTCGGACGCGATCGTGATCATGGTGGGCGGGACCGGGACGCTGGATGAGGCCACCGAGATCCTGGAGCTGAAGAAGCACGGCAGGCACACCAAGCCGGTCGTCCTGCTCAACACGGCGGGCTTCTACGACGGGCTGCGCGAGCAGTTCCAGCGGATGGAGGACGAGGGGTTCCTCCCGCTGCCCCTGACCGAGCTGGTCTTCTTCGCCGAGGACGGCGTGGGCGCGCTGGCATATCTGGAGGAGTCCGCCGGTCTCCAGTAG
- a CDS encoding SDR family oxidoreductase, with protein MPTHLITGAGSGIGAAVARRLLERGDDLVLLARDAGRAKEFADRYPGARTLVGDLSNPDRLSWAFGQQTVPERIDTLLHVAGVVELGTVGELTPKAWHFQLNANLIAPAEITRLLIPQLRAAQGHVLFVNSGAGLAAHAGWSAYAASKHGLKALADSLRHEEHGNGVRVTSVYPGRTASPMQAKVHQQEGKEYEAERWIDPESVATTILMAIDLPRDAEVNDLTVRPGR; from the coding sequence ATGCCTACCCACCTCATCACCGGCGCCGGCTCCGGCATCGGGGCCGCTGTCGCCCGCCGCCTCCTGGAGCGCGGCGACGACCTCGTGCTGCTCGCCCGTGACGCCGGCCGTGCCAAGGAGTTCGCCGACCGCTACCCGGGCGCGCGGACCCTCGTCGGCGACCTCTCCAACCCCGACCGGCTCTCGTGGGCGTTCGGGCAGCAGACCGTGCCCGAGCGGATCGACACGCTGCTCCACGTCGCGGGCGTCGTCGAACTCGGCACGGTCGGCGAACTCACCCCCAAGGCCTGGCACTTCCAGCTCAACGCCAACCTCATCGCCCCCGCCGAGATCACCCGCCTCCTCATCCCGCAGCTCCGCGCCGCCCAGGGCCACGTCCTCTTCGTGAACTCCGGCGCCGGGCTCGCCGCCCACGCCGGGTGGAGCGCGTACGCCGCGAGCAAGCACGGCCTCAAGGCGCTCGCCGACTCGCTGCGCCACGAGGAGCACGGCAACGGGGTGCGGGTCACCAGCGTCTACCCCGGGCGCACCGCCAGCCCCATGCAGGCCAAGGTGCACCAGCAGGAGGGCAAGGAGTACGAAGCGGAGCGCTGGATCGACCCCGAGTCGGTGGCCACCACGATCCTGATGGCGATCGACCTGCCGCGCGACGCCGAGGTGAACGACCTCACCGTGCGCCCGGGCCGCTGA
- a CDS encoding methionine synthase, translating into MSEKSKLSGCPATGIGSMPGGDAREAAKTVTGSFADGQGMPYLAELPARGPGADMIGRTIGMLVEMYGHVEPSGWRISDRPGRDTRRARSWLGEDLDALEEFTQGYEGLLKVQAVGPWTLAAGLELRGGEAMLGDPGACRDLAGSLAEGLRAHLAEVRRRMPGAEVVLQLDEPSLTAVLLGRVRSASGYRTYRAIDRQVVESALRDVLAAAGEDGTTIVHSCAPEVPFALLRRAGADGISFDFSLLTEREEETIGEAVEGGTQLFLGVVPSTDAATASLSDPGGSVMGVRTLWSRLGLNPGTLTESVAITPSCGLAGASPAYARTALAHSARAARSLADNPE; encoded by the coding sequence GTGAGCGAGAAGAGCAAGTTGAGCGGGTGCCCGGCGACCGGGATCGGGTCGATGCCCGGGGGAGACGCGAGGGAGGCGGCGAAGACCGTCACCGGCTCCTTCGCCGACGGCCAGGGCATGCCGTACCTGGCGGAGCTGCCGGCGCGCGGGCCGGGCGCGGACATGATCGGCCGGACCATCGGCATGCTCGTCGAGATGTACGGGCACGTGGAGCCGAGCGGCTGGCGGATCAGCGACCGGCCCGGCCGCGACACCCGCCGCGCCCGCTCCTGGCTGGGGGAGGACCTGGACGCCCTGGAGGAGTTCACCCAGGGGTACGAGGGCCTGCTCAAGGTCCAGGCCGTCGGCCCCTGGACGCTCGCCGCCGGCCTGGAACTGCGGGGCGGCGAGGCCATGCTGGGCGACCCCGGCGCCTGCCGCGACCTGGCCGGGTCGCTGGCCGAGGGGCTCCGCGCCCACCTCGCCGAGGTGCGCCGCCGGATGCCCGGGGCCGAGGTGGTCCTCCAACTGGACGAGCCCTCCCTGACCGCCGTCCTGCTGGGCCGGGTCCGCTCCGCCAGCGGCTACCGCACCTACCGCGCCATCGACCGCCAGGTCGTCGAGTCGGCCCTGCGCGACGTCCTCGCCGCCGCGGGCGAGGACGGCACGACGATCGTCCACTCCTGCGCCCCCGAAGTGCCTTTCGCGCTGCTGCGGCGGGCCGGGGCGGACGGAATCTCGTTCGACTTCTCGCTGCTCACGGAGCGTGAGGAGGAGACGATCGGGGAAGCCGTCGAAGGCGGCACCCAGCTCTTCCTGGGCGTCGTGCCCTCCACCGACGCGGCAACGGCCTCATTGTCGGACCCGGGCGGTAGCGTCATGGGGGTCAGGACGCTGTGGAGCAGGCTGGGGCTGAATCCGGGGACTCTCACCGAGTCCGTCGCGATCACCCCGTCGTGCGGTCTCGCGGGTGCTTCGCCCGCGTACGCCCGCACCGCGCTCGCCCACAGCGCCCGGGCGGCGAGGTCGCTCGCGGACAACCCTGAGTGA
- the ligA gene encoding NAD-dependent DNA ligase LigA, with protein sequence MAGEERVEQESSVPADAREEHALLAERIEEHRFRYYVKDQPVVSDAEFDRLLRSLEALEDEHPSLRTPDSPTQKVAGPYVTEFTSVEHRERMLSLDNAFDDEELAAWAERVARDVGKPDHHFLCELKVDGLAVNLTYEHGRLTRAATRGDGRTGEDITPNVRTIAEIPHRLKGEDIPALVEIRGEVFFPMEAFEELNARLVAAEDKPFANPRNAAAGSLRQKDPKVTATRPLHMVVHGIGAHEGLALDRLSQAYDLLHSWGLPTAKHNKVVGSLAGVREFIAYFGEHRHSVEHEIDGVVVKLDEIPLQGRLGSTSRAPRWAIAWKYAPEEVNTKLVNIRVGVGRTGRVTPYAQVEPVEVAGSEVEFATLHNQEVVKAKGVLIGDTVVIRKAGDVIPEILGPVVDLRDGTEKAFEMPTHCPECGSELRAMKEADIDLRCPNARTCPAQLRERVFYLAGRKSLDIDHFGYVAAAALTRPLEPAEPVLRDESGLFDLTIDQLLPIRAYVLDQDSGLPKRDPKTGEEKIATVFANKEGEPRKNAVAMLEGIAAAKEAPLARILTGLSIRHVGPVAAQELARQFRSIDRIDEATEQELADADGVGPIIAASVKQWFAEDWHREILRKWREAGVRMADEGSDEEQGPRPLEGLTVVVTGTLTAYTRDGAKEALQGLGAKVTGSVSKKTAFVVVGDNPGSKYDKAMQLKVPVLDEAGFATLLEQGPDAAREAALPVPEAAPEPAESGPDAAAE encoded by the coding sequence ATGGCGGGCGAAGAGCGGGTGGAGCAGGAGAGTTCGGTCCCGGCGGACGCGCGGGAGGAGCACGCGCTGCTGGCCGAGCGGATCGAGGAGCACCGCTTCCGGTATTACGTGAAGGACCAGCCGGTCGTCAGCGACGCCGAGTTCGACCGGCTGCTGCGCTCCCTGGAAGCCCTGGAGGACGAGCACCCCTCGCTCCGGACCCCCGATTCGCCGACCCAGAAGGTCGCGGGGCCCTACGTCACGGAGTTCACCTCCGTCGAGCACCGCGAGCGGATGCTCTCCCTGGACAACGCCTTCGACGACGAGGAGCTGGCCGCCTGGGCCGAGCGCGTCGCCAGGGACGTCGGCAAGCCCGACCACCACTTCCTGTGCGAGCTCAAGGTGGACGGGCTCGCCGTCAACCTCACCTACGAGCACGGCCGGCTGACCCGGGCGGCGACCCGGGGGGACGGCCGCACCGGCGAGGACATCACGCCCAACGTCCGCACCATCGCCGAGATCCCGCACCGGCTGAAGGGCGAGGACATCCCCGCCCTGGTCGAGATCCGGGGCGAGGTCTTCTTCCCGATGGAGGCCTTCGAGGAGCTGAACGCCCGGCTGGTCGCCGCCGAGGACAAGCCGTTCGCCAACCCGCGCAACGCGGCGGCCGGTTCGCTGCGCCAGAAGGACCCGAAGGTCACCGCCACCCGCCCGCTGCACATGGTGGTGCACGGCATCGGCGCCCACGAGGGCCTCGCCCTCGACCGCCTCTCCCAGGCCTACGACCTCCTCCACTCCTGGGGCCTGCCCACGGCGAAGCACAACAAGGTCGTCGGGTCCCTCGCAGGCGTACGGGAGTTCATCGCGTACTTCGGCGAGCACCGGCACTCCGTGGAGCACGAGATCGACGGGGTCGTCGTCAAACTCGACGAGATCCCGCTCCAGGGGCGCCTGGGCTCCACCTCGCGCGCCCCCCGCTGGGCCATCGCCTGGAAGTACGCCCCCGAAGAGGTCAACACCAAGCTGGTCAACATCCGCGTCGGCGTCGGCCGCACCGGCCGCGTCACGCCGTACGCCCAGGTGGAGCCGGTCGAAGTGGCCGGTTCCGAGGTCGAGTTCGCCACCCTCCACAACCAGGAGGTGGTCAAGGCCAAGGGTGTCCTCATCGGCGACACCGTGGTCATCCGCAAGGCGGGCGACGTCATCCCGGAGATCCTCGGCCCGGTCGTCGACCTGCGCGACGGCACCGAGAAGGCGTTCGAGATGCCGACGCACTGCCCCGAGTGCGGTTCGGAGCTGCGCGCGATGAAGGAGGCCGACATCGACCTCCGCTGCCCCAACGCCCGCACCTGTCCCGCCCAGTTGCGCGAGCGGGTCTTCTATCTCGCCGGGCGCAAGAGCCTGGACATCGACCACTTCGGCTATGTGGCCGCCGCTGCCCTGACCCGGCCCCTGGAGCCCGCCGAGCCGGTCCTGCGCGACGAGAGCGGCCTGTTCGACCTCACCATCGACCAGCTGCTGCCGATCCGGGCGTACGTCCTCGACCAGGACAGCGGACTGCCCAAGCGTGACCCGAAGACCGGTGAGGAGAAGATCGCGACGGTCTTCGCCAACAAGGAGGGCGAGCCCAGGAAGAACGCCGTGGCCATGCTGGAGGGCATCGCCGCCGCCAAGGAGGCCCCGCTGGCCCGGATCCTGACGGGGCTCTCCATCCGGCACGTCGGGCCGGTCGCCGCCCAGGAGCTGGCCCGCCAGTTCCGCTCCATCGACCGGATCGACGAGGCCACCGAGCAGGAGCTGGCCGACGCGGACGGCGTCGGCCCCATCATCGCCGCCTCCGTCAAGCAGTGGTTCGCCGAGGACTGGCACCGCGAGATCCTGCGCAAGTGGCGTGAGGCAGGGGTCCGGATGGCCGACGAGGGCTCGGACGAGGAGCAGGGCCCCCGCCCCCTCGAAGGGCTCACCGTCGTGGTCACCGGCACGCTCACCGCCTACACGCGGGACGGCGCGAAGGAGGCGCTCCAGGGCCTCGGGGCCAAGGTCACCGGATCGGTGTCGAAGAAGACCGCGTTCGTGGTCGTCGGCGACAACCCCGGCTCCAAGTACGACAAGGCGATGCAGCTGAAGGTCCCCGTGCTGGACGAGGCCGGGTTCGCCACCCTCCTCGAACAGGGCCCCGACGCCGCCCGGGAGGCCGCCCTGCCGGTGCCGGAGGCCGCTCCGGAGCCGGCGGAATCCGGGCCGGACGCCGCCGCGGAGTAG